One window of Toxotes jaculatrix isolate fToxJac2 chromosome 19, fToxJac2.pri, whole genome shotgun sequence genomic DNA carries:
- the si:dkey-30j10.5 gene encoding uncharacterized protein si:dkey-30j10.5: protein MASYISHLDVSLNTDEEQNLQSQGFKKINVDLNKGSGGNYIYIWYKENSCSSPITRIQFTFNDDMAIGLINAGYTKISKDLNAGAKGDYIYLWYFRGSTEYDTPIVDIDVTTDAESEANKFSLGWEKLTCDLNRKAEGNWIHLWVKRERQTYICEVTATDSYGSDTDYFQKGYIRLDEDTNRDAKGAFVFIWYRQTTDSQRALSVLQISTNGSERQALQQQNYQPVSVDLNEGTGGNQVYLWYKQEQCEKPIKAIALLVNTDAVPVYERAGINVIKRNLNTGNKGCTEYLSVYQ, encoded by the coding sequence ATGGCCAGCTACATCTCACACCTTGACGTGTCCCTCAATACAGATGAGGAGCAAAATCTCCAATCACAGGGCTTCAAGAAAATCAATGTGGATCTGAACAAAGGGTCAGGAGGAAACTACATCTATATTTGGTACAAAGAAAATTCCTGCTCATCACCAATCACCAGGATTCAGTTTACATTCAACGATGACATGGCCATTGGATTGATCAATGCGGGGTACACAAAGATCTCGAAAGACCTCAATGCTGGAGCAAAAGGTGATTACATCTACCTCTGGTACTTCAGAGGGTCCACAGAGTACGATACTCCCATAGTGGACATCGATGTCACTACAGATGCAGAAAGTGAAGCCAACAAGTTTAGCTTGGGCTGGGAGAAGCTGACCTGTGATCTGAATCGCAAGGCTGAAGGCAACTGGATCCACCTCtgggtgaagagagagagacaaacatacATCTGTGAAGTCACCGCCACTGATTCCTACGGATCCGACACCGACTACTTTCAGAAGGGCTACATTCGTTTGGATGAAGATACTAACAGAGATGCAAAAGGAGCGTTTGTCTTCATCTGGTACCGTCAGACCACCGACTCCCAGCGTGCACTCAGTGTTTTGCAAATCTCCACCAATGGCAGTGAGCGTCAGGCCCTTCAGCAGCAAAATTACCAACCAGTGAGCGTTGACCTCAACGAGGGAACTGGAGGAAACCAGGTGTACCTGTGGTACAAGCAAGAGCAGTGTGAGAAGCCCATTAAGGCCATCGCCCTGCTCGTCAACACAGATGCTGTTCCGGTGTATGAGAGGGCTGGAATCAATGTTATTAAAAGAAATCTCAACACAGGCAACAAAGGCTGCACTGAGTACCTGAGTGTTTATCAGTGA